The Torulaspora delbrueckii CBS 1146 chromosome 1, complete genome DNA segment GAAATTCGTAACCTTTCAAATATTCGATTGTATGCTCGATGGAGCCACGGTCCATAAATTCAAAGGCGGATAGAATCTCCGATAGCTCACCTTTGGCTTTAACAAATAGCTCCTGAGCGGTATCGAAATTGTCAATACCAATAAAAACTGCATTCAAGGCTTTGGGTTTAGCCGCTGCAAGAATGGATACACCAGTGATGACACCAATAGTGCCCTCTGCGCCAATGAATAATTGTTTTAGGTCATACCCAGTAttgttcttcctcaaagaattgataCTACTAACTATTTGGCCATTAGGAAGGACAACTTCCAGACCCAAGACATTACCATGCAGAGATCCATATCTTAGTAAGTTCAAACCTCCGGCGTTTGTCGAAACAACACCACCCACTTGGCATTTGTTTCTGGAAGGCAAGTCTAAAGGAAAGATATGATCGTGCTcgttcaaaaattgatgtgCATCACGCATAATGACACCTGCATCACACTTGAAAGTTCCACTGACAGGATCGAAATCTCGGACTTTGTTCATGTTGCTCAAAGAAAGGACAATTTCGTCGAATACAGGAACGGATGCCCCAACTAAACACGTATTCCCACCTTGTGGTACTACTGCTAACTTGTTATCATTACAGTATTTTAATATTTTGGAAACTTTTTCAGTGGAATTTGGCAGAAGAACTAGATTAGATTGGCCTCTATATTCTTTCCTCCAATCTTGGTTGAAATTAATGAGCTCTTCGgaaatctttgattgtATCATCTCATCCTCAGATAAAAACGACCGAAAATACTCGACATCTGCTGAATCTGGAACTTTATAATCAGGATTTTTCTTAACCTTTGGGTAGGCTTCAGCAGTCAA contains these protein-coding regions:
- the TDEL0A08020 gene encoding FAD-binding oxidoreductase codes for the protein MTVAPLVTRLTAEAYPKVKKNPDYKVPDSADVEYFRSFLSEDEMIQSKISEELINFNQDWRKEYRGQSNLVLLPNSTEKVSKILKYCNDNKLAVVPQGGNTCLVGASVPVFDEIVLSLSNMNKVRDFDPVSGTFKCDAGVIMRDAHQFLNEHDHIFPLDLPSRNKCQVGGVVSTNAGGLNLLRYGSLHGNVLGLEVVLPNGQIVSSINSLRKNNTGYDLKQLFIGAEGTIGVITGVSILAAAKPKALNAVFIGIDNFDTAQELFVKAKGELSEILSAFEFMDRGSIEHTIEYLKGYEFPLTKQHEFYLLVETSGSNHEHDYQKLSSYLSSALKSNLATEGAIAKDRAEYDRIWTWRKSVPAACNSGIAQYQFDVSLPLKDLYTVPEAVIKRLKESNLVSNAPEPIIDCVSFGHVGDGNIHLCIAKTEYARSIEDTLERFVYEYLASKEGSISAEHGIGFHKKGCLHYSRSDIEISLMKDIKRHYDPNSILNPYKYI